Proteins co-encoded in one Erinaceus europaeus chromosome 2, mEriEur2.1, whole genome shotgun sequence genomic window:
- the LOC132533934 gene encoding uncharacterized protein LOC132533934 isoform X1 produces MLQARGSLAVSPLPRLPRPARTGASAAGGGAEPRDRAGNGASGAAGKGLGGVWVWTDGQLEKVRAEAGPRAGVGGAAASRPFVLQLCEQVGPGPTLGFADRSDPVSRPERVEQPRAWDPGWSESEEKGGRSAARLVLRGSSSYLVAFLTKVHRILNYLHLEFFVEDLKPEVETLSSPPTLSPSHVDLTGSIAWYSHHCAYPLSGASGWSEEMPPTE; encoded by the exons ATGTTGCAGGCTCGGGGCTCCCTCGCGGTCTCGCCCCTTCCCCGCCTTCCCCGCCCCGCCAGGACCGGGGCCAGTGCGGCCGGGGGAGGAGCGGAGCCCAGGGACCGGGCTGGAAATGGAGCTTCCGGAGCCGCAGGGAAGGGGCTCGGGGGTGTTTGGGTTTGGACAGATGGGCAGCTGGAGAAAGTAAGGGCCGAGGCAGGCCcgcgggctggggtggggggagccgcGGCGTCCCGGCCCTTTGTATTGCAACTTTGCGAACAAGTTGGCCCGGGGCCGACACTGGGCTTTGCCGACCGGAGTGACCCGGTATCTCGACCCGAGCGGGTGGAGCAGCCCAGGGCCTGGGACCCCGGGTGGTCAGAGAGTGAAGAGAAGGGGGGGCGCTCCGCAGCCCGGCTCGTCCTCCGCGGGTCCTCTTCCTACCTGGTGGCTTTCCTGACAAA AGTTCACAGGATCTTGAACTATTTACATCTGGAATTTTTCGTGGAAGACTTGAAGCCTGAGGTTGAGACACTCTCAagtccccccaccctctctccttctcatgtGGATCTGACCGGGTCTATAGCTTGGTACAGCCATCACTGTGCCTACCCTCTGTCTGGTGCCAGTGGCTGGTCAGAGGAAATGCCACCCACAGAGTAA
- the LOC132533934 gene encoding uncharacterized protein LOC132533934 isoform X2 has product MLQARGSLAVSPLPRLPRPARTGASAAGGGAEPRDRAGNGASGAAGKGLGGVWVWTDGQLEKVRAEAGPRAGVGGAAASRPFVLQLCEQVGPGPTLGFADRSDPVSRPERVEQPRAWDPGWSESEEKGGRSAARLVLRGSSSYLVAFLTKSMNNLLEENNLQLFILI; this is encoded by the exons ATGTTGCAGGCTCGGGGCTCCCTCGCGGTCTCGCCCCTTCCCCGCCTTCCCCGCCCCGCCAGGACCGGGGCCAGTGCGGCCGGGGGAGGAGCGGAGCCCAGGGACCGGGCTGGAAATGGAGCTTCCGGAGCCGCAGGGAAGGGGCTCGGGGGTGTTTGGGTTTGGACAGATGGGCAGCTGGAGAAAGTAAGGGCCGAGGCAGGCCcgcgggctggggtggggggagccgcGGCGTCCCGGCCCTTTGTATTGCAACTTTGCGAACAAGTTGGCCCGGGGCCGACACTGGGCTTTGCCGACCGGAGTGACCCGGTATCTCGACCCGAGCGGGTGGAGCAGCCCAGGGCCTGGGACCCCGGGTGGTCAGAGAGTGAAGAGAAGGGGGGGCGCTCCGCAGCCCGGCTCGTCCTCCGCGGGTCCTCTTCCTACCTGGTGGCTTTCCTGACAAA GAGCATGAACAACCTATTGGAGGAAAATAACTTACAGCTATTCATTCTAATCTAG